The genome window AAGGGTCTTTCAGTTCCAGGGGAGAGCGGCCTTGCCGATCAGTAAAAGGATCGCCATACCGGTCTCGCTTATAAAATGATAAGCCTCTTTTTCCTTTTTTAAGGGTATCTCTCAAGCTACTGTCTTTTCGAATACTATCAGGAGGGGCACCTACCGAATAGGTAACCTGAGATAATTTCGGATAAAGCTTATATCCCCGTTTATCGTTCTCGGATTCTGACCACCAGGAACTAAGCGAAAACAATACTCCACCCGAAACTAGAATGTAACTGCTAAACTTCAATGTCTGATAACAGGATTGTTATGGATAATTTCAGATTATATCGTAAGGAAGTACTATTTATCAAGTAGTTATACAGATAGCATTTCCTTTGGTAATACAAAATACACGGGTTTGTTTCCCATTTCTGTTAGAAATCCGCGTTGATAGTGTCGCATGTATGAAATAAACAGAAAATCAGTATTAACAAACACTAAGTTTCTGGTCTTACTATGATTGACTATCAAAAGTAGAATATAGACCACAGTCTCTCCGACAACACATCAGTAATAGATCTGTTAGTAAGCGTAAATAGGAGTCCTATTAATTAGGGAAAGGACTTGTTTTTTTATTTAGATTAGCGTCGTATTTAAACTAGCTGACTTTCAAGGCTAGCTTTATAACCTGTTCCAAGCTTAACGAACTGCCTTCCTGCTTCATTACTGTATCCACACTCTTTTCTGCGACATTTCTTGGGATACCAAGAGTAGTCAATGCAGATAACGCTTCATTGCGAATAGTATTTCCAGAGGTAACCGGTAAGGTTTGAGTATTGGATGTAAGATATAGGTCTTTTTTCACTTTATCACGTAACTCCAGTATCACTCGTTGTGCAGTCTTACTTCCAATGCCCTTCACACTTTGAATGGTTCTTACATCTTCGGAGACAATAGCTTGCTGTATTTCCATAGAGGAAAGAGATGAGAGCATCATTAAAGCAGTATTTGCACCAATACCGGATACACTCATTAGATCCAAAAATATTTTCTTTTCTGATCGATCAGCAAATCCATATAGGATCTGAGCATCTTCTCTTACATGAAAGTGGGTATGTAACCGACACTTCTCGCCTTCAGGCAAGGCACTATAGGTTTGTAAAGAAATTCGTATCTCATATCCGACACCATTGACATCAATTATTACGTATGCAGGCTCTTTGTGAGTGAGTCTCCCTTCAATATAAGCAATCATAAATAGTAAACGTACAGTTAATAGGGCGTGGTTAAACGATACAAAAAGATAGTAAAATCACTATAATTCAGATCACACAGTCTAAACGTAGCAATTAAAAAAAAATTATTTTTCCTCAATTTAAAATAGATAGATTTCTGCGGGTATTTGCCCGCAGAAATCTTTATACAGTTTATCGCTGTGCTTCTACAACAGCAATTGCTACCATATTTACAATTTCCCGAATAGAGCTGCCTAGCTGCAATACATGAACAGGTTTTTTCATTCCCATCAGAATTGGACCAATGGCTTCATTACCGCCAATTTCCTGTAACAGCTTATACGAGATATTACCCGAAGTTAGTTCCGGAAATATCAAAGTATTTGCACCAGATTCTGCTAAATCACTGAAAGGATAATTTTCTTGTAATAGTTGAGTATCCAATGCAACGTTAGCTTGAATCTCTCCATCAATGATCAGATTCGGATATTTTTGTTTTGCTTTTTGTACAGCTAAAAGTGCTTTTTCAGGCTGTTCTCCTGCTACTGAGCCGAAGTTTGAGTATGATAAAACTGCCATTCGTGGTTCTATACCAAAGAAGCGAACTTTACGTGCAGTTAATCCAATAATGTCCACCAACTCATCCGCAGTAGGATTAGCATTTACAGTAGTATCTGCAAAGAAATAAGATTCACCTTTGGTGTTAGTAATGATATACATACCAGCAACCCGATTCACTCCAGGCTCAACACCTATT of Xanthocytophaga agilis contains these proteins:
- the ruvA gene encoding Holliday junction branch migration protein RuvA gives rise to the protein MIAYIEGRLTHKEPAYVIIDVNGVGYEIRISLQTYSALPEGEKCRLHTHFHVREDAQILYGFADRSEKKIFLDLMSVSGIGANTALMMLSSLSSMEIQQAIVSEDVRTIQSVKGIGSKTAQRVILELRDKVKKDLYLTSNTQTLPVTSGNTIRNEALSALTTLGIPRNVAEKSVDTVMKQEGSSLSLEQVIKLALKVS